TGATTTATTTATCCTATTTTTTTTTAAGGTCCCGTGAAGTGCAAGAACTTCACATGTAACTGCAGGCACACCATTTAAATTACAAACATCTTCCAGTGCACCCGGATATTTTACTCCAACTTTTTCATAGGCAATTAATTTAGACCCTGAATTTTTGGCAATGTATCCAGCAATTTTATAACTCTTTAAAATGGGTATCTTGGTACAAAGAGCACTATCCCTGCCTGGAACACCTCCTGGCATTGATAAATGGAAATCTCCCAAAGCATCAACATGCAATCTCTTTGCAAGTTTCATTATAATGTTGGTGGGACTTTCTGTTTTATTTGCCCTCCTATTGGGGTTCGTGTGATTCCAATATCTATGGGTATGTGATGTACAGTAGGGAATTGCAAATGGAATAATATAAATTGTTCCTTTGATTGTTTTACCATTAAGATAATTTATCAACTTCATTGCTGCTGCAGGAGCAGGTAATTCATTTCCATGCACACCAGCAACAATTAATATTTTAGGTCCCTTACCGTTCCCAAATGTAACCATGGGAGTTCCAGTTTTTGCCTTAGAAATTATCTGATCGCTAAGAACTGTCTTAGGAATATATTTGTAGAGTAAGGAATTTTTTTTGATATCCCCACTTGTTGCATGGTTAATAATATCTATCTTCACAGCAGTTTTAAAGCTCGAACAGTAATATGCAACACCATTACCCGAAATATCCTGAATACTGTTGTAATGTAAAATAAGAGTATATTTTGTTCCATTTTTTAATTTTTTAGAGGGTGTAATAATTAAATTATTATCATGAATATTTTTCCTAAAAAGAGTTAATAAACCATTTCCAAGTAGTTCTATCCATTTATTCCCAAATTTCACATGTTTATTAAATTTAATATGAATAACTTTATTAGTTTTCACATTCAAGCAATTTATTTTGGGATCAGAACTTTTAACAACAGGAAAGTTCAGATATGAATTTGAAATTGTTACTGGATGAATAATATTTTCTGAGTAATTAAATTTGAATTATTATCAGCAGCAGAAACCATACCACATGTTAGCAATCCAAAAATACAAGGTAATAACAGAATTAATAAACGTTGATCCATTTTCCCGACTCACCTACAGGTTCACCACTATTAAAATTTTATTTACCATCTAGAAATTGCCTTATTTTTTATTCAAAGTAATACTGTAATCTTCAAATGCTGTTTCTAATGTTTCCAACATTTTCTTACCAATTTCTTCATATGCTTCATATCTTAAATTAGCCAATGAAACTCTCACAGACCAGCTGGGAGCATCAAATCCTGCACCGGGAAGAATAACTATAGATTCTTTATCTGCCAGTGCAAATACAAATGAAAGTGCATTATATGATTTTTCCATCCATTCTGCAAAGGACATGCCATACCTATCAGTTGCAAGTTTAAGAAGATCTATTACTGCATAGTAATTGGTTGCAGTAGAATCATAATCTAAAGGCAGACCCAGAGACTTATAGAGCACATGTATACGCTTGTTAAGAGCATTTTTAGTACCTTCAATATAATTGATATCATCCTCAATTATAAAGAACAATGAAAATAGGGTCATTTGAGTTTGCTGAGGTAGAGATAAACCTGCAGTATGTTTAAGAGCTACTGATCTGCTGTCCGCAACCATACGGTCTATGAATTTAATGTTAGAGGGATCAAGACTTATGCTTTCATACCTTTTTATTAACTGATTTTTTATATTTTCAGGAAGTGTGCTCAACATTTTATCTATTGCATTGTTTTCATAAAGTGCCACCACACCCAATCTCCAGCCTGTACATCCCATATGCTTACTGAATGAGTAAACACAGATAGTATTTGATGGTATTTCCGACATAATGGAACTAAAATTTTCAACAAAGGTTGCATAAACATCATCAGATATGATGATAAGATGGGGATTATCATTTTTTACTATGTTCGCTATTCTTTGGATGGTTTCATCCCTGATTGCTCTTGCCTGGGGATTTCCAGGATTAACAACAAAAAATGCTTTAATAGATGGATCTTTAAGTTTATCTATTTCACTATCTGGATACTGCCAATCATCATCCGGATCAGCTTTAATCTCAACTTCAACCAAGTCATAGTCGTTTAAATGTGGTATTTCAAGGTAAGGAGTAAATATGGGAGATCCAATTGCTATTTTATCCCCTTTTTTAATCAGCTTATTTTCAATTAGCGAGTTAAAAACATATATGATCCCACCTGTACCTCCTTCAGTTGCAAAGAGATCATATTTACACGATTTTAACTGGTTTTTACATAGAAATTCAATTAAAAATGAATGTACAACCTTTTCTGAGTGGGGTAACATTCGGTCTGGTTCGGGATAGAAATCTCCAATACAACCAATCACCAGTTCATACACCCAGCTATCCGGATCAAAACCCATTTTATTGATTCCATATTCAACAGAACTCTTAAGAAAATTTATACCTGGTGCATCAGGATTTTTATGGGCATAATCTTGAAATCTCTCTGATATTCCTTCCTTTTCAGCATGAAAACCAGTATGTACATATTTACAGTTGCATTTAGTTTCTTCCATCGCAAAATTACCAAGAGTAAAAAATGCCTGTCTAGGGGTGGTGGCAATCCAATTAGGATTACCTCTACCAGCATTTAGAAGTGTGCGATCACGGAAATTTCCTGCAATATTGGTCAGTGCAAATTGAACCTCAAAAGGACTCAGTTCCATATAGCTCTTTAACTCTTTATAATCCATAGTTTTCTCCTGATCCAACTTTTAATATTTATTTATGAATTGCCCGATTCTTTATCCTGATTAATATACTCCAGTGTGATTTTTTTAAAATGGAGTGCATCAGGATTGTCTGGATCTTTAAATAATACCTCATCAAAACATTCAAGGGCTTCTTTATACTGTTTAATTAGCCCCAAGGTAACGCCCTTTTCAAGAAGTCCCAGAACAAAATTTGGATCGATATCCAATGCATTGTCAAAGGATTCTATTGCATTTTGAAAGTTATCAATTTCTTTATAATTCAAACCAATCTGTAGCCATGCCCATGGATTCTCTGGTTCGGCTTCAACTATGGTTTTAAAAACATTAATAGAAGATTCAAAATCCCCCATATGCTTTAATGCAATACCCTTGTAGTTCATTGCATCCATATTATCATTATTAATCTTTAAAGCCTGTTCAAAACATTCTAATGCCATATCGGATTCTTCAAGGAAACCTAATGACTGGCCTTTTTTTATGAGTGCCTCTTCACTGTCAGGGTTTAAATTTAAGGCACTATCAAAATTTTTAAGAGCTTCCTTGTATCTTCCAAGTTCCAATAACAGGTTACCCATTAAATTGAACGCTTCAAAGTTATCTGGATCCATAATTGTAACCATTTCAAAGCTTTTTATTGCTTCTTCAGTTTTACCTAAAAACATCAAGGATCTGCCTTTGAAGTACCACGCACCAATATTTTTGGGGTCAATATTCAGAGCATTATCAAAAGATTCGAGGGCATCTTCCTGTTTATTTTGATATTCCATCGATATTCCCCTTAAAAACCATGCTTCATCATTTTCAGGGTCAATTTCAAGTAAATAATCCAGGGTTCCAACAGATTCCTCGAACTTTTCAATTGTTTGAAGTGTTCTTACTTTCAAAAAAAGCGCAGGTAAAAGCATTGGTTTTATTTTCAAGGCCTTATCACAACAATCTATTGCATCTTCAAATTTTTCAAGACGTATGAGTATGGTTGCCTTGTTCATCAATGCATTATGATCATTAGGATTCAAATCCAAAGCCTTATCAAGACATTCCATTGCTTTATCATTCATACCCATAGTTAAAAATGTTGCACCTTTATTGGTCCACGCCTCAGAATAATCAGGCTTTATTTCAAGGGCTTTATCATAACACTTAATCTCTTCATGGTGCTCGCCCATTTCATACAAAGAAAGCGCCTTACCATTCCATGCCTCAGCATAATTTTCATTGATCTCAATTGCCTTTTCATAGGATTCAATGGATGCAGGGAAAATTTTAAGATCGTATAGCACAACACCCCTACGATACCATGCTTCTGTAATGAGTGGATTGATCTCAAGGGATTTATCGTAACATTCCAGGGCATCTGCAAATTCACCCATAGCAGAAAGTGTTTTTGCCTTTAAAAACCATGCTCTATCGTCATTAGGGTCAAGATCAATTGCATGGTCAAAACATATTACTGAATCATCATAGCACTTCATTATACCATATGTAACTCCTTTAGAATTCCATGCTTCAATAAACATAGGATCTATTTCCAATGCACGTTCAAAAGATTTTAATGCTTCATCTGTTCTTCCTATGCCTCCAAGTGCATTACCTCTCTTAAAGTACACATCAGGATCATCATTTTCAACTTCAAGAATTTCCTCCAGGCAAACAAGAGCCTCAACATATCTTTCAAGGTTTAAAAGACAGTTAGATTTTTCTTTTAACACCGATACCCTGTTCTCAGTTCTATCGAGTATACCATCAAATATTGAAATTGCCTCTTCAAACTCTCCAATGGATGACAATAAAAATGCTTTGTTATTAAGCAGTACTTCGTCTTCAGGATTGATTTCCAGTGCTTTATTAAAACAGTCTAATGATTCTTCATACCTCTCACAAAGTAACAACGCCATACACATGTTGTCAAGAGCCCATACAAAATCGGATTTTATCTTTAAAGCTTCATCAAAACATTTAACAGCATCTTCAGCTTTTCCAAGTCCCATTAAAGCCATTCCTTTACGAGTCCATAATTCAGGATCATCGGGATCTTGCTTCAAAAGCTTTTCACAGGATTCAACAATATTAACAAATTCCTCATCATTAACATCACCATATTCTTCCACAAACCATCCCTCCTGTTTTATATTATATATCATGGATAGTTGATTTAATTATCCATTTAACAACAACTTAAATTTAAACCCGGATTATTACAAATACCTATGATTATTGGTTGGAATTAATAAATTATTTTAAAACAGTTTATATTTGTCCTAAAAACAGAATCAATACATTGTGGAATAATTTTATTAATGGATCAATCAACAGAAATCTTGATTTTTAATGTCTCTAAAATTATGAGAAACCTATATTGACTAGGAATAACAAATAAAAGTCTAAGAGTTATAAAAATTTAAACCAAATTAATGATTGGATATGAGGAGATGTAGTATGACCGATAACAATGAATTATCAGCTATAGAATCAAAGGCAGGTGAGATACTTAAGGGACATAATGGTGTTTATCTTGATAAAAGATTATACGCCGTCTTAAAAAAAGGTTTCCCTGGCCTAACACGTAAAGATTTTAATAAAGTATTGGATTCACTATTAACCAGCGGATATTCAATGGAACGTGGACTTATAAGGCCTTTAACTGCAAATGAAGTGGAAAAACAGAAGAAAGAAGAGCATGAAAGCGGTAAAAAAGCAGGAAAAGGCGCTTCTGAACGTCCAAGGCTTTCTACAAAACGTGGAATTTAATGGAGGATAAGTGATTGGGAGATAATTAATCTTTTAATTTATCTTTTAATTCCATAAATATCCTCAAAAACCTTTTCATATAGATCTAAAAATTCAATTAATTTGTTAAATACATACTTAACACTATCAACAGGGCTTTTAGATGATTCTGGAAGGGGTACTGATACATAAACATCAAGTTCAGCTTCTTTTTTTTCATTATTATAAACCATTTCAAAATGTCTGGTTGGTGTCAAACGTCCTAATTTCCAGCTAACAAGACGACTTATCATTTCTTCACAGTCATCTTTGGACATTTCAGCATCAACAAATCTTAGTTCTCCATTTAACGAAGATTCATATTTTTTTATTTCTATTTTTTCAACTATCATGGACTTTTCCCCATCATATAGAATTATCACATTTTTAATTTGTACAACAAATGTTTTATTTTTTTAGATTTTTTCCTAGTCCAAAACTTACAATTAATAAAACATTTGATTGCAGGACAAAAAAACCGTCCATTAATAAAACCCAGTAATGAAAAAAATAATTAATTATTTTATAGAAATGTTTTTCTAAATCTGCTCCAATATATACAGTAACGTTTATAAAAATGATTCAAATTTTAATAACACAATTATAGGTTTTGAAATGAGGAAAAAAATATCTCTGCTAATAATAGCCGTATTCGTGGTAATTATTGGGGTTGTTGGCCAAAACATTATTGGAAACTACTACTCCCAATCAACAAGTTTAAATTCACAAACTGCAGCTTCTGTTGTTTACATTGAAAATGGAGTAACAGGTGTAGTTACAATTAATGATCCAGTTTTAAACAGATCAACAGATATTTCTGTGATCTATGCACCATTGGATTCAGGATCTGGATTTATTGTCAACGATCAGGGCTATATTATCACAGCTTTCCATGTAGTTGGTGACCCTGAAACTTTAAAGAATCAGATGGTAATTAGATTAATGAACAGCGCCGATATAAAGAAATACATTGAAAGAGCAGCTGTAGCAGGATATGTATCTAAATACAACCCTCAATTGGGTTCAGAACTTATGAACACTAATTCAACAGGGAGTCCTCCCATAATCCAAGCACAGCCAGATATTAACACCACCACAGATATGCTTGATCAAAATAACCTCATAACAGTTGGATCATCACAACAGCAGATCAGAGTAAAATTACCCGGCACAACCAGTACAAATGCTGTAAGTGCAAATTTAATTGACGTTGGAAATTCTGGTATAGATAATGATGTGGCACTCATAAAGATCGACCCATTCTTAAAAACCCTTACACCTTTAGCAGTTAACTCAAAAACACCTACTATTAGTGAAAATATTCAGATATATGGATATCCTGTATTGAATGGGGGAATGTACTCTGATACCAATCAAACAACAATAAAACCATCCTCAACTTCAGGAGTATTAACAGCAGAAGTACCAAACAACGGTAGCATCTACTATCAAACAAATGCTTTAGCATCTCACGGATACAGTGGAGGTCCAGTAGTTGACTCACAAAATAGTGTACTTGGAATTCTAATTTATAGTATTGAATCAATACAACAAGTCAATCAAACAGCAACACCAACATCAAGTTTATTCCTCTCATCACAGTACATAATACAGATATGCAATAAAAACAATGTTTCAATACAGACTGTTTAATAATAAAAATCTGGAATAAAAAAAAAAACAGTTTAGATACAAAAAGGTAGGATCTAGATATGGAAGATGTAAATATTACAGAAGAAGATGTTATGGAAATAATGGATCAATTTACCAAAGTTCCTAACCTCATACTAAAGAGAATGGTATCCCGAAATGTAAATGTCGTTAAAAAATTTGAAAATCAAATCATCGACCACAAAAGCAAGTTACTTGACAATGAACTATTAAAAATAAGAAAAGTCATAGAGATGCAGGTACCCGAGCTTCAGGAGATACTGTTAAATGTATACAAAAATACCAATAAAAAACAGTTGAAAACATTGGCAGATCCCAAAGCACAGCCCTTTATTGAAACGAATTTAAACTATCTTGATATGATCTATTTCAATGAAACATAGTGTATAGAGCTTAAATTTAAGCCCTTCTAAACAGCCTTAATTTTTTTTACAAGCATTTTAAGTGGGGTGGCCAACAGGGAAAATATATATTGGATTTTCATTTTCAGGAAGTTTGAAACTCTGTATTAACTGTTCTTCATTCATTGAACCTAATGATACAGTAACCAAACCCAAAGCCTCAGACTGGAGATAAATATTCTCACCTGCATGCCCTGCCTCAAGATTAACAAATCTGGTACTTAACTCCTTATCAGTATATTTATTGATCATTTTATGATAATTTCCAGTGATCAAAATGTCAACTGGAGCCTGTTTAACCCATGGCTGATTATTGGCAATTCCTGAAAGTTCGCCACGCAGATCACCATTCATAACTTTTTCAAGGGAGTTATTGACAGGAACATAATGATAAACACCCTCCTGAAATCCAGAAACCCCATTAATCCCTACAAAAACATAAATTTCCAGTGGATAAACCTGACCAGCAGAAGGTGCTGCTCTTAAACCCTTTTCAGAATCAGTAATTCCCTGGGCAGACCATAAAACTTGTGAAAGATTATCCAAAGTAATTGAATCGTTTGAAAATTGTCTAATAGAACGTCTGTTTTCAATAGCCTGTTCAACAGAAACATTACCATTTAACACAGGTAAAGGAAGAGTTGTAACACTTATAACATTTCTAGTTGTGTAAACAGTTCTTTTTTCAGAAAAATATAACACACCCACTACAGCAACAAATAAAATGCTAAGAATAACCAGAACAGCTATTTTCTTTTTTTCCATAAATATTCCCAATAACTATCTCTTATAAATCTTATTTAATTTTTCCCACAAAATTTTATATTTTCGTTGAATCATAAATATAGATAATGTCAAACGATATTATTTTAATCGGGACCATCCTAGTAATCGCATACATTTCTAGCTATACCCTTTACAGATACGGAATAATGGATAAAAAAGTTCATAACAGAATATGGAACATAATATTTTTACTGATTTTTATAATTGCAATGGGTGTTGGCTATTTACTAACTGCACTTACAGATTTAGGTATTACCGCTATACCAAACGTTAATCTTATTTTCTGGCATAATGAATTTGGAATATTCTTCTTTTTCATATTATTCTTTCATCTACAAATTAACTGGATTTCATTAAAGAAATTAATATTACAAACCGGTTAAAATAAATAATAACTATCGATAAGCATGATATCTCAATTCAATCTACTTCCAATTACCATATTCCTAATAATCCTCTATCTTTTGAGCTATTTTTTATATACAGATAAAACTATCACCGCCAGAACTTATAAACTGATTTGGATCATTGTTCTCATTGCCAGTTCTTTGATCGTTGGAATAATTGGAATTACCATGTTAATTTTAATAAATTTTAACATACTGCCTATAGACAATACACTGATATTTTTGCATGTTGAAGCAGGTATTATAACAGCTGTAACAGGAATTTTCCACTTACATATCCACTGGAACTCCTTCAAAAAAATCTTCTAAAAAAAAAGAAATCACAAAAAGGCTATTATATTGGTGCGGAAGTGTACGGGAGAGCTCTGTTTAGATAAAAAAAAAGAGATATAAATAATTGGATATATTTTTCATTATACTCGGTGGAAGCATAAAAATATTCAAGATTAGCATAAACAATAGATAAGGAGGAGATATCTTATGAAAGTTAAATACGCTACAATTGCAGTTGCTAATATGGAAGAATCCGTTAAATTCTATACCGAAGTTATGGGTTTTGAAATAGACAATCAAATAACACCTTATCCCGGTATGAATATTATTTTTTTAAAGGATGAGGGAGATGCAATGATAGAACTCGTAGAAAATGCAGATGAACCTGATAAAAAAGGAATATTCTTGGTTGGAATGGAAGTTGAAGATATGGACACAACAGTTAAACAACTCATATCCAATGGCGCAAAATTCACAAGAGGACCAATGGAAGTGGGTGATGGTGCCAAACTTGCCTTTTTAATGGATCCAAACGGTGTTGAAATCGAACTCATCCAGCACTAGAAATTGGACCAATCCTTAAATTTTAATTATATGGGTTCAACAGCCATTAATTTACAGTGGGTCATATAAGCCGCCGACATATATCCTGGAGGATAACATGTTACCAGTGTCAATTCAAATGTTCCTGCAGGGAATGTAACAGGATTGGTTTTGTAATCTCCTTTTATATCTCCATTGCTAGTTACTTGGTAGACATATCTTTTCTGGGTAAGATAATCGATTATTATTACCTGATCACCGTTGTTAAGAAGGTTTATATTGGCAAATGGTGCTGAGAAGTGGGTATGGTGACCTAGAAGTCCAACTGTACCGTTTTGGTTGGGATAAAAACTATCAGAATAATGGTAAACAGATCCCAGAGCATTAACTGTATCTCGACGAATATCCCAGTTTACACCCTGACTAGGTATAGAAACTTTCCCCCAAACTTCGGTGTTCGGAACAGTTGTATTGGTAACAGTGAAATTTTTGGTTAAAGCCTCAATTTCAGGACTTTTTTCATTCAATTTCAAGTTGCTTGTGGTGTAAATAATGCTATAGAGTGCATCATTTTTACCAATCCACATCTCTGTCCTTTGAACAGTGGTTCCATTCATATCCATTTGATAAACATTTTCATGAACAGCAGTACCATTAAAATCCAATGTTTTATGTGAAATAAATTTCATACCTGTTTGATCGGATATATTCGTAGTAAAATTCTCTGATGGGTTGTAACCTGCCACTAATAGCTGCCTATTTACTGTTACATTTAAATCTGACTGGGGATCTGTGAATGCCACAATTTCAGAAGGCGATGTTTGGTTTAAATTTAGCCATGTTTCAGGATAATCAAATGATATTTCATCCTTCTGGAAGTGACTGGTTTTAATTTCCTTTCCTGAGAATACCACAGCAGTAAAAGCCACCCCAATAAGAATAACACATAAACCAACCATTAAATATTTAAATTTAATTTCCATATAACACCTTTCCTCCAATCATATTATCAAACTTATTAATCACTAGTTACCATTAAAAAACAGTGATAAATTTTCCCGAAATTTTATTAATAAAATTTAAAATTCGAATAAACTTAGTAAACGTACATTGTATTCTTCATGTCATTCTCATCTTATAAACCTTTCTTTTACAATATAGGGGAAAAATAAAATTATTTATATCTATTCTCCATGGTGTAAATCACAACAAAATAAATATTTCAGGTGCTAAATGTTAGTTAAGTAAAAAATCTGTGAATTTATTGATAATAGAATTATATTTGATAATATTTCTAAGAATTGAAGTAGTAAAATAAATTAATAAAAAAAATATTATGATTAAAGGGATTGTTGTATAATATCAAAATTATATTTAAAATGGATCATGTTTAAAATACAGAAAATAATTTATTTTACAAAAATAAGATATAAATATATATGAAATCACTATTTCCTGATTATAAATTTCCAAATAAATTCAAATTTAAAAATAATTTAAATTCATTAATTACCTTTTTTTCCATTATTTTGTTCACAACCATATTCGTATTAATTACATCCAATTTTTCTCCAATAATTAACAACAACAATTTAAATCCATTAGAAAAGGGAATTTCAATTATTCTATTATTATCATTCATCTACAGTGGACTGCACTGTGTAGGCTATCTAGATCATCTAATAAAATCATTGACGTTGTATAATAATAATTTAATATTTAAATTGAAACCCAAAACAAATACAAAATCTCCTCTTGTATCCATTATAATTCCAACCCTTAATGAAGATCCTGAAATGGTCAGAAAAACTATTTTAAAGGCTAAAAATGTTAACTATGATAATTCTAAGGTTACATTAATAGATAGTTCCACAGACAGAGATATTCAAAATAAAACAGCTACAATGTGTAATGAATTGGATATTAACTATATTTATCGTGATACTCTTCGAGGGTACAAAGCAGGTTCCATAAATGATGCAATAGAAGAATTTAAGGATGAATATCAATATATTTTAATTCTAGATTCAGACCACAGGTTAAAAAGTTCAATATTCCATGATTTAATCCCAATCATGGAAAACGATCCAGATTTAACCTTTATTCAGACACCACAATATTTTCACAAACAACCAAATGATCATTTGTCAATAGCCTACTCATTTCAACAGCATATTTTTTATAAACATATCTGCAGGGGACTATGTGTGAATGGCTCTTCTTATATATGTGGAACCAATGTTCTGATTAAATTAGAACATTTAAATGAAATTGGGGGTATGGATGAAAGTTGTATAACAGAAGACATTGCCACATCCTTTATTTTTCACAGTAATGGATATAAATCCCTTTATATTGATAAGGTATATGCTGAGGGGCTGGCTCCACCTTCTTTATCAGCCTACTATGGACAGCAAATGAGATGGTCCTATGGAACATTTCAGAACACTAAAAAGGTCTTAAATAAATTTATCAAAGAACCTAAAAGCCTGAAGTCCTTGCAATGGTGGGAATATATTATATTAAATGGGAGCTGGTACTTTATTGGGGTGGGAATATTTATCTGGCTACTTTACCCCATTATTGTGCTTTTATTTAACATGAAACCCTTAGTTTTAGGTTATTTAAACGTTCCATTCTATTTGTTCCTCATCATGATAATGAGTCAAACCTTCACCAGTTTCAGGGAAAGAAGATACCCTCTTAAAGAATTAATACTGGCACAGGGCTTGTTTTTCAGCCTTTTCCCAGTTTATACCAAGGCATTTATTTATGGCCTGCTAAATAAAAAGTTAGAATTTAAAGTAACACCGAAAAAAGAGGTTTACAAAATTCAATTAAAAGAAATTCTACCACAACTAACAGTAATATTCCTTTTAATTATAGCAA
This is a stretch of genomic DNA from Methanobacterium spitsbergense. It encodes these proteins:
- a CDS encoding glycosyltransferase family 2 protein, whose product is MKSLFPDYKFPNKFKFKNNLNSLITFFSIILFTTIFVLITSNFSPIINNNNLNPLEKGISIILLLSFIYSGLHCVGYLDHLIKSLTLYNNNLIFKLKPKTNTKSPLVSIIIPTLNEDPEMVRKTILKAKNVNYDNSKVTLIDSSTDRDIQNKTATMCNELDINYIYRDTLRGYKAGSINDAIEEFKDEYQYILILDSDHRLKSSIFHDLIPIMENDPDLTFIQTPQYFHKQPNDHLSIAYSFQQHIFYKHICRGLCVNGSSYICGTNVLIKLEHLNEIGGMDESCITEDIATSFIFHSNGYKSLYIDKVYAEGLAPPSLSAYYGQQMRWSYGTFQNTKKVLNKFIKEPKSLKSLQWWEYIILNGSWYFIGVGIFIWLLYPIIVLLFNMKPLVLGYLNVPFYLFLIMIMSQTFTSFRERRYPLKELILAQGLFFSLFPVYTKAFIYGLLNKKLEFKVTPKKEVYKIQLKEILPQLTVIFLLIIAIIVGTYKVINGENTSTYPSIIFWASYSLIMLMIFMLYFYREDKNKYND